The following proteins are encoded in a genomic region of Gadus macrocephalus chromosome 19, ASM3116895v1:
- the LOC132448075 gene encoding WD repeat-containing protein 7 isoform X2, with protein sequence MSGNNLVLPIVLWGRTAPTHCISSLLVMDDFSTIVTGCHDGQICFWDMTPELQICPRAMLFGHTAAITCLAKASACTDKQYIVSASESGEMCLWDVNDGRCIEFTKLACAHTGIQFYQFSFGAEREGRLLCHGHYPEILVVDGTSLEVLYSLVSKISPDWISSMSIIRSHRTQEDTVVAVSVTGILKVWIITAEVSRMQDLDPVFEEESKPIYCQGCHSISFCSFTQSSLLLVCSKYWRVFDAGDYSLLCSVPSEADQAWTGGEFIAADKVIIWTEDGCSCIYTLPASCLPASEHFRSDVGKTKEASIPPLIYSITERTDKQREEGGGEEEEVVEEVMCHPAHGCNMELYTPEQLFHHRPLEAPLLICPPVTRFFYGRREPFHKLLVQGDSAGRLSLWSVPDTCPPGSPATELQVSSTVSLQEAFDKLTPLSAGIIDQLSVPPGGEEPIKVTASVYIPSQGRLVCGREDGSIILVPATQTAIVQLLQGEHMLRRGWPPHRTLRGHGNKVTCVLYPHQVSPRYDQRALVSGGVDFSVIVWDIFTGEMKHIFCVHGGEISQLIVPPENCSTRVQHCVCSVASDHSVGLLSLRERKCIMLASRHLFPIQVIKWRPADDYLVVGCSDGSVYVWQMDTGALDRCVMGITAVEILNACDELAPATVDALSHPAVNLKQAMSRRSLAALKNMATHKLHTLASNLLAADSQDKGNLPKYSHNSLVVQSMKTNVTDPDMHVLFFDVEAVIIQLLTEEAQRPSPTMVSPESLQKSQAGPDKGGSFLANKIFKQVKETMKETIKEHLMDEDEEEEEEMRRREEKSKSLSLLEYNLTMDTAKLFMSCLHAWGLDCGLDAVCLERLGMLKPHCPISFGLISRGGHMSLMLPTFKEALLRQLSQAAGRTLAPADIVGNGTYGVSRAVSTQHLLSVISLANTLMGMTHASFIGEHMKKAPVRPPRPGTPESPRRTASSGPPPSSPAMQAQIKQGWSQLAAMHCVMLPDLLGKFRPPLLEMLARRWQDRCLEVREAAQALLLAELRRIGQSGRKDTIDLWAPYLPQYVDSVSSRKYCRPVIELL encoded by the exons ATGTCGGGGAACAACCTAGTTTTACCCATAGTGCTATGGGGCCGCACAGCTCCGACTCACTGCATCAGCAGTCTGCTGGTGATGGATGACTTCAGTACCATCGTCACTGGCTGCCATGACGGACAGATCTGTTTCTGGGACATGACACCTGAGCTACAG atCTGCCCAAGGGCAATGCTGTTTGGTCACACGGCCGCAATCACCTGTTTGGCAAAGGCAAGCGCCTGCACTGACAAACAGTACATCGTCAGCGCTTCAGAGAGTGG GGAGATGTGTTTATGGGATGTGAATGATGGTCGCTGTATTGAGTTCACTAAACTGGCTTGCGCACACACTGGCATACAG TTCTACCAGTTCTCCTTCGGAGCGGAGAGGGAGGGCCGTCTGCTGTGTCACGGCCATTACCCAGAGATCCTGGTGGTGGACGGCACCAGCCTGGAGGTCCTCTACTCCCTGGTGTCCAAGATCTCTCCAGACTGGATCAGCTCCATGAGCATCATCCGGTCCCACCGCACCCAGG AGGACACGGTGGTGGCGGTTTCAGTGACGGGCATACTGAAGGTCTGGATCATCACTGCTGAGGTCAGCAGAATGCAG GACCTGGACCCAGTGTTTGAGGAGGAGTCCAAGCCCATCTACTGCCAGGGCTGCCATAGCatctccttctgctccttcacCCAGAGCAGCCTGCTGCTGGTCTGCTCCAAGTACTGGAGG GTGTTTGATGCGGGGGACTACTCCCTGCTCTGCTCGGTGCCCAGCGAGGCGGACCAGGCCTGGACCGGGGGGGAGTTCATCGCCGCTGATAAGGTCATCATCTGGACTGAGGACGGCTGCAGCTGCATTTATACTCTGCCTGCTAG ctGCCTTCCTGCTAGTGAACATTTCCGCAGCGATGTTGGGAAAACAAAGGAGGCGTCCATCCCTCCCCTTATCTACAGCATCACAGAGCGCACCGacaaacag agagaggagggaggaggcgaggaggaagaggtggttgAGGAGGTGATGTGTCACCCTGCCCATGGGTGCAACATGGAGCTCTACACCCCAGAGCAGCTATTCCACCACCGGCCTCTAGAGGCGCCA ctcctcATCTGCCCCCCGGTCACTCGCTTCTTCTACGGGAGGAGGGAGCCCTTCCACAAGCTGCTGGTCCAGGGAGACTCTGCTGGACGCCTGTCCCTGTGGAGCGTCCCTGATACCTGCCCCCCGGGGTCCCCTGCTACAG AGCTGCAGGTGTCCTCGACTGTCAGCCTGCAGGAGGCCTTTGATAAGCTGACTCCTCTGTCTGCCGGCATCATCGACCAGCTCAGCGTCCCGCCGGGGGGAGAGGAACCCATCAAG GTGACGGCCAGCGTGTACATCCCGTCCCAGGGCCGTCTGGTCTGCGGGCGGGAGGACGGCTCCATCATTCTGGTCCCCGCCACGCAGACGGCCATCGTGCAGCTGCTGCAGGGGGAGCACATGCTCAGGAGGG GCTGGCCGCCCCACCGCACCCTGCGTGGCCATGGCAACAAGGTGACGTGCGTGCTGTACCCCCACCAGGTGTCCCCCCGCTACGACCAGCGCGCCCTGGTCTCGGGCGGCGTGGACTTCTCCGTCATCGTGTGGGACATCTTCACCGGCGAGATGAAGCACATCTTCTGTGTCCACGGCGGCGAGATCAGCCAGCTCATCGTTCCCCCGGAGAACTGCAGC ACGCGGGTGCAGCACTGCGTGTGTTCGGTGGCCAGCGACCACTCGGTGGGGCTGCTCAGTCTGAGGGAGAGGAAGTGCATCATGCTGGCGTCCAGACACCTCTTCCCCATCCAGGTCATCAAGTGGCGGCCCGCCGACGACTACCTGGTGGTGGGCTGCTCCGACGGCTCCGTCTACGTCTGGCAGATGGACACGG GGGCTCTGGACCGCTGTGTGATGGGCATCACGGCGGTGGAGATCCTGAACGCGTGTGACGAGCTGGCCCCAGCCACGGTGGACGCCCTCAGCCACCCCGCCGTCAACCTGAAGCAGGCCATGAGCCGCCGCAGCCTGGCCGCGCTCAAGAACATGGCCACGCACAAGCTGCACACGCTGGCCTCCAACCTGCTGGCTGCCGACAGCCAGGACAAG GGCAACCTACCAAAGTACTCCCACAACTCCCTGGTGGTGCAGTCCATGAAGACCAACGTGACGGATCCCGACATGCACGTGCTGTTCTTCGACGTGGAGGCGGTGATCATCCAGCTGCTGACGGAGGAGGCGCAGCGGCCCAGCCCCACCATGGTGTCCCCCGAGAGCCTGCAGAAGAGCCAGGCCGGCCCCGACAAGGGAGGCTCCTTCCTGGCCAACAAGATCTTCAAACAG gtcAAAGAGACCATGAAGGAGACCATCAAGGAGCACCTGATggatgaagacgaggaggaggaggaggagatgaggaggcgCGAGGAGAAGTCCAAGTCCCTGAGCCTGCTGGAGTACAACCTGACCATGGACACGGCCAAGCTGTTCATGTCCTGCCTCCACGCCTGGGGCCTGGACTGCGGCCTGGACGCCGTCTGCCTGGAGCGCCTGGGCATGCTGAAGCCCCACTGCCCCATCTCCTTCGGCCTCATCTCCCGCGGAGGACACATGTCCCTCATGCTGCCCACCTTCAAG GAGGCCTTGCTCCGTCAGCTGTCCCAGGCTGCCGGCCGGACTCTGGCCCCGGCGGACATCGTGGGTAACGGGACGTACGGGGTGTCCCGGGCCGTCAGCACCCAGCACCTGCTGTCGGTCATCTCCCTGGCCAACACCCTGATGGGCATGACCCACGCCTCCTTCATCGGGGAGCACATGAAGAAGGCTCCCGTCAG ACCTCCCAGACCCGGGACCCCTGAGAGCCCCCGCAGGAccgcctccagcggccccccgCCCTCCAGCCCCGCCATGCAGGCCCAGATCAAACAAG ggtggaGCCAGCTGGCTGCGATGCACTGTGTGATGCTCCCTGACCTGTTAGGGAAGTTCAGACCTCCTCTCCTGGAGATGTTGGCTCGGCGGTGGCAGGACCGCTGtctggag GTACGAGAAGCAGCCCAAGCACTGCTATTGGCTGAGCTCAGGAGGATCGGTCAATCAGGACGCAAGGATACCATTGACCTGTGGGCCCCCTACCTGCCTCAGTATGTGGACAGCGTCAGCTCCCGTAAGTACTGCAGACCAGTTATTGAACTACTGTGA
- the LOC132448075 gene encoding WD repeat-containing protein 7 isoform X3, whose protein sequence is MSGNNLVLPIVLWGRTAPTHCISSLLVMDDFSTIVTGCHDGQICFWDMTPELQICPRAMLFGHTAAITCLAKASACTDKQYIVSASESGEMCLWDVNDGRCIEFTKLACAHTGIQFYQFSFGAEREGRLLCHGHYPEILVVDGTSLEVLYSLVSKISPDWISSMSIIRSHRTQEDTVVAVSVTGILKVWIITAEVSRMQDLDPVFEEESKPIYCQGCHSISFCSFTQSSLLLVCSKYWRVFDAGDYSLLCSVPSEADQAWTGGEFIAADKVIIWTEDGCSCIYTLPASCLPASEHFRSDVGKTKEASIPPLIYSITERTDKQLLICPPVTRFFYGRREPFHKLLVQGDSAGRLSLWSVPDTCPPGSPATELQVSSTVSLQEAFDKLTPLSAGIIDQLSVPPGGEEPIKVTASVYIPSQGRLVCGREDGSIILVPATQTAIVQLLQGEHMLRRGWPPHRTLRGHGNKVTCVLYPHQVSPRYDQRALVSGGVDFSVIVWDIFTGEMKHIFCVHGGEISQLIVPPENCSTRVQHCVCSVASDHSVGLLSLRERKCIMLASRHLFPIQVIKWRPADDYLVVGCSDGSVYVWQMDTGALDRCVMGITAVEILNACDELAPATVDALSHPAVNLKQAMSRRSLAALKNMATHKLHTLASNLLAADSQDKGNLPKYSHNSLVVQSMKTNVTDPDMHVLFFDVEAVIIQLLTEEAQRPSPTMVSPESLQKSQAGPDKGGSFLANKIFKQVKETMKETIKEHLMDEDEEEEEEMRRREEKSKSLSLLEYNLTMDTAKLFMSCLHAWGLDCGLDAVCLERLGMLKPHCPISFGLISRGGHMSLMLPTFKEALLRQLSQAAGRTLAPADIVGNGTYGVSRAVSTQHLLSVISLANTLMGMTHASFIGEHMKKAPVRPPRPGTPESPRRTASSGPPPSSPAMQAQIKQAATTPASLGAPVRPPRGPSGAPSQGPASHSIPSVNEGWSQLAAMHCVMLPDLLGKFRPPLLEMLARRWQDRCLEVREAAQALLLAELRRIGQSGRKDTIDLWAPYLPQYVDSVSSRKYCRPVIELL, encoded by the exons ATGTCGGGGAACAACCTAGTTTTACCCATAGTGCTATGGGGCCGCACAGCTCCGACTCACTGCATCAGCAGTCTGCTGGTGATGGATGACTTCAGTACCATCGTCACTGGCTGCCATGACGGACAGATCTGTTTCTGGGACATGACACCTGAGCTACAG atCTGCCCAAGGGCAATGCTGTTTGGTCACACGGCCGCAATCACCTGTTTGGCAAAGGCAAGCGCCTGCACTGACAAACAGTACATCGTCAGCGCTTCAGAGAGTGG GGAGATGTGTTTATGGGATGTGAATGATGGTCGCTGTATTGAGTTCACTAAACTGGCTTGCGCACACACTGGCATACAG TTCTACCAGTTCTCCTTCGGAGCGGAGAGGGAGGGCCGTCTGCTGTGTCACGGCCATTACCCAGAGATCCTGGTGGTGGACGGCACCAGCCTGGAGGTCCTCTACTCCCTGGTGTCCAAGATCTCTCCAGACTGGATCAGCTCCATGAGCATCATCCGGTCCCACCGCACCCAGG AGGACACGGTGGTGGCGGTTTCAGTGACGGGCATACTGAAGGTCTGGATCATCACTGCTGAGGTCAGCAGAATGCAG GACCTGGACCCAGTGTTTGAGGAGGAGTCCAAGCCCATCTACTGCCAGGGCTGCCATAGCatctccttctgctccttcacCCAGAGCAGCCTGCTGCTGGTCTGCTCCAAGTACTGGAGG GTGTTTGATGCGGGGGACTACTCCCTGCTCTGCTCGGTGCCCAGCGAGGCGGACCAGGCCTGGACCGGGGGGGAGTTCATCGCCGCTGATAAGGTCATCATCTGGACTGAGGACGGCTGCAGCTGCATTTATACTCTGCCTGCTAG ctGCCTTCCTGCTAGTGAACATTTCCGCAGCGATGTTGGGAAAACAAAGGAGGCGTCCATCCCTCCCCTTATCTACAGCATCACAGAGCGCACCGacaaacag ctcctcATCTGCCCCCCGGTCACTCGCTTCTTCTACGGGAGGAGGGAGCCCTTCCACAAGCTGCTGGTCCAGGGAGACTCTGCTGGACGCCTGTCCCTGTGGAGCGTCCCTGATACCTGCCCCCCGGGGTCCCCTGCTACAG AGCTGCAGGTGTCCTCGACTGTCAGCCTGCAGGAGGCCTTTGATAAGCTGACTCCTCTGTCTGCCGGCATCATCGACCAGCTCAGCGTCCCGCCGGGGGGAGAGGAACCCATCAAG GTGACGGCCAGCGTGTACATCCCGTCCCAGGGCCGTCTGGTCTGCGGGCGGGAGGACGGCTCCATCATTCTGGTCCCCGCCACGCAGACGGCCATCGTGCAGCTGCTGCAGGGGGAGCACATGCTCAGGAGGG GCTGGCCGCCCCACCGCACCCTGCGTGGCCATGGCAACAAGGTGACGTGCGTGCTGTACCCCCACCAGGTGTCCCCCCGCTACGACCAGCGCGCCCTGGTCTCGGGCGGCGTGGACTTCTCCGTCATCGTGTGGGACATCTTCACCGGCGAGATGAAGCACATCTTCTGTGTCCACGGCGGCGAGATCAGCCAGCTCATCGTTCCCCCGGAGAACTGCAGC ACGCGGGTGCAGCACTGCGTGTGTTCGGTGGCCAGCGACCACTCGGTGGGGCTGCTCAGTCTGAGGGAGAGGAAGTGCATCATGCTGGCGTCCAGACACCTCTTCCCCATCCAGGTCATCAAGTGGCGGCCCGCCGACGACTACCTGGTGGTGGGCTGCTCCGACGGCTCCGTCTACGTCTGGCAGATGGACACGG GGGCTCTGGACCGCTGTGTGATGGGCATCACGGCGGTGGAGATCCTGAACGCGTGTGACGAGCTGGCCCCAGCCACGGTGGACGCCCTCAGCCACCCCGCCGTCAACCTGAAGCAGGCCATGAGCCGCCGCAGCCTGGCCGCGCTCAAGAACATGGCCACGCACAAGCTGCACACGCTGGCCTCCAACCTGCTGGCTGCCGACAGCCAGGACAAG GGCAACCTACCAAAGTACTCCCACAACTCCCTGGTGGTGCAGTCCATGAAGACCAACGTGACGGATCCCGACATGCACGTGCTGTTCTTCGACGTGGAGGCGGTGATCATCCAGCTGCTGACGGAGGAGGCGCAGCGGCCCAGCCCCACCATGGTGTCCCCCGAGAGCCTGCAGAAGAGCCAGGCCGGCCCCGACAAGGGAGGCTCCTTCCTGGCCAACAAGATCTTCAAACAG gtcAAAGAGACCATGAAGGAGACCATCAAGGAGCACCTGATggatgaagacgaggaggaggaggaggagatgaggaggcgCGAGGAGAAGTCCAAGTCCCTGAGCCTGCTGGAGTACAACCTGACCATGGACACGGCCAAGCTGTTCATGTCCTGCCTCCACGCCTGGGGCCTGGACTGCGGCCTGGACGCCGTCTGCCTGGAGCGCCTGGGCATGCTGAAGCCCCACTGCCCCATCTCCTTCGGCCTCATCTCCCGCGGAGGACACATGTCCCTCATGCTGCCCACCTTCAAG GAGGCCTTGCTCCGTCAGCTGTCCCAGGCTGCCGGCCGGACTCTGGCCCCGGCGGACATCGTGGGTAACGGGACGTACGGGGTGTCCCGGGCCGTCAGCACCCAGCACCTGCTGTCGGTCATCTCCCTGGCCAACACCCTGATGGGCATGACCCACGCCTCCTTCATCGGGGAGCACATGAAGAAGGCTCCCGTCAG ACCTCCCAGACCCGGGACCCCTGAGAGCCCCCGCAGGAccgcctccagcggccccccgCCCTCCAGCCCCGCCATGCAGGCCCAGATCAAACAAG CTGCCACCACTCCTGCTTCTCTAGGGGCCCCAGTACGGCCACCTCGGGGCCCCTCTGGTGCCCCTAGCCAGGGCCCTGCCTCTCATAGCATCCCCTCAGTCAACGAAG ggtggaGCCAGCTGGCTGCGATGCACTGTGTGATGCTCCCTGACCTGTTAGGGAAGTTCAGACCTCCTCTCCTGGAGATGTTGGCTCGGCGGTGGCAGGACCGCTGtctggag GTACGAGAAGCAGCCCAAGCACTGCTATTGGCTGAGCTCAGGAGGATCGGTCAATCAGGACGCAAGGATACCATTGACCTGTGGGCCCCCTACCTGCCTCAGTATGTGGACAGCGTCAGCTCCCGTAAGTACTGCAGACCAGTTATTGAACTACTGTGA
- the LOC132448075 gene encoding WD repeat-containing protein 7 isoform X4, whose product MSGNNLVLPIVLWGRTAPTHCISSLLVMDDFSTIVTGCHDGQICFWDMTPELQICPRAMLFGHTAAITCLAKASACTDKQYIVSASESGEMCLWDVNDGRCIEFTKLACAHTGIQFYQFSFGAEREGRLLCHGHYPEILVVDGTSLEVLYSLVSKISPDWISSMSIIRSHRTQEDTVVAVSVTGILKVWIITAEVSRMQDLDPVFEEESKPIYCQGCHSISFCSFTQSSLLLVCSKYWRVFDAGDYSLLCSVPSEADQAWTGGEFIAADKVIIWTEDGCSCIYTLPASCLPASEHFRSDVGKTKEASIPPLIYSITERTDKQLLICPPVTRFFYGRREPFHKLLVQGDSAGRLSLWSVPDTCPPGSPATELQVSSTVSLQEAFDKLTPLSAGIIDQLSVPPGGEEPIKVTASVYIPSQGRLVCGREDGSIILVPATQTAIVQLLQGEHMLRRGWPPHRTLRGHGNKVTCVLYPHQVSPRYDQRALVSGGVDFSVIVWDIFTGEMKHIFCVHGGEISQLIVPPENCSTRVQHCVCSVASDHSVGLLSLRERKCIMLASRHLFPIQVIKWRPADDYLVVGCSDGSVYVWQMDTGALDRCVMGITAVEILNACDELAPATVDALSHPAVNLKQAMSRRSLAALKNMATHKLHTLASNLLAADSQDKGNLPKYSHNSLVVQSMKTNVTDPDMHVLFFDVEAVIIQLLTEEAQRPSPTMVSPESLQKSQAGPDKGGSFLANKIFKQVKETMKETIKEHLMDEDEEEEEEMRRREEKSKSLSLLEYNLTMDTAKLFMSCLHAWGLDCGLDAVCLERLGMLKPHCPISFGLISRGGHMSLMLPTFKEALLRQLSQAAGRTLAPADIVGNGTYGVSRAVSTQHLLSVISLANTLMGMTHASFIGEHMKKAPVRPPRPGTPESPRRTASSGPPPSSPAMQAQIKQGWSQLAAMHCVMLPDLLGKFRPPLLEMLARRWQDRCLEVREAAQALLLAELRRIGQSGRKDTIDLWAPYLPQYVDSVSSRKYCRPVIELL is encoded by the exons ATGTCGGGGAACAACCTAGTTTTACCCATAGTGCTATGGGGCCGCACAGCTCCGACTCACTGCATCAGCAGTCTGCTGGTGATGGATGACTTCAGTACCATCGTCACTGGCTGCCATGACGGACAGATCTGTTTCTGGGACATGACACCTGAGCTACAG atCTGCCCAAGGGCAATGCTGTTTGGTCACACGGCCGCAATCACCTGTTTGGCAAAGGCAAGCGCCTGCACTGACAAACAGTACATCGTCAGCGCTTCAGAGAGTGG GGAGATGTGTTTATGGGATGTGAATGATGGTCGCTGTATTGAGTTCACTAAACTGGCTTGCGCACACACTGGCATACAG TTCTACCAGTTCTCCTTCGGAGCGGAGAGGGAGGGCCGTCTGCTGTGTCACGGCCATTACCCAGAGATCCTGGTGGTGGACGGCACCAGCCTGGAGGTCCTCTACTCCCTGGTGTCCAAGATCTCTCCAGACTGGATCAGCTCCATGAGCATCATCCGGTCCCACCGCACCCAGG AGGACACGGTGGTGGCGGTTTCAGTGACGGGCATACTGAAGGTCTGGATCATCACTGCTGAGGTCAGCAGAATGCAG GACCTGGACCCAGTGTTTGAGGAGGAGTCCAAGCCCATCTACTGCCAGGGCTGCCATAGCatctccttctgctccttcacCCAGAGCAGCCTGCTGCTGGTCTGCTCCAAGTACTGGAGG GTGTTTGATGCGGGGGACTACTCCCTGCTCTGCTCGGTGCCCAGCGAGGCGGACCAGGCCTGGACCGGGGGGGAGTTCATCGCCGCTGATAAGGTCATCATCTGGACTGAGGACGGCTGCAGCTGCATTTATACTCTGCCTGCTAG ctGCCTTCCTGCTAGTGAACATTTCCGCAGCGATGTTGGGAAAACAAAGGAGGCGTCCATCCCTCCCCTTATCTACAGCATCACAGAGCGCACCGacaaacag ctcctcATCTGCCCCCCGGTCACTCGCTTCTTCTACGGGAGGAGGGAGCCCTTCCACAAGCTGCTGGTCCAGGGAGACTCTGCTGGACGCCTGTCCCTGTGGAGCGTCCCTGATACCTGCCCCCCGGGGTCCCCTGCTACAG AGCTGCAGGTGTCCTCGACTGTCAGCCTGCAGGAGGCCTTTGATAAGCTGACTCCTCTGTCTGCCGGCATCATCGACCAGCTCAGCGTCCCGCCGGGGGGAGAGGAACCCATCAAG GTGACGGCCAGCGTGTACATCCCGTCCCAGGGCCGTCTGGTCTGCGGGCGGGAGGACGGCTCCATCATTCTGGTCCCCGCCACGCAGACGGCCATCGTGCAGCTGCTGCAGGGGGAGCACATGCTCAGGAGGG GCTGGCCGCCCCACCGCACCCTGCGTGGCCATGGCAACAAGGTGACGTGCGTGCTGTACCCCCACCAGGTGTCCCCCCGCTACGACCAGCGCGCCCTGGTCTCGGGCGGCGTGGACTTCTCCGTCATCGTGTGGGACATCTTCACCGGCGAGATGAAGCACATCTTCTGTGTCCACGGCGGCGAGATCAGCCAGCTCATCGTTCCCCCGGAGAACTGCAGC ACGCGGGTGCAGCACTGCGTGTGTTCGGTGGCCAGCGACCACTCGGTGGGGCTGCTCAGTCTGAGGGAGAGGAAGTGCATCATGCTGGCGTCCAGACACCTCTTCCCCATCCAGGTCATCAAGTGGCGGCCCGCCGACGACTACCTGGTGGTGGGCTGCTCCGACGGCTCCGTCTACGTCTGGCAGATGGACACGG GGGCTCTGGACCGCTGTGTGATGGGCATCACGGCGGTGGAGATCCTGAACGCGTGTGACGAGCTGGCCCCAGCCACGGTGGACGCCCTCAGCCACCCCGCCGTCAACCTGAAGCAGGCCATGAGCCGCCGCAGCCTGGCCGCGCTCAAGAACATGGCCACGCACAAGCTGCACACGCTGGCCTCCAACCTGCTGGCTGCCGACAGCCAGGACAAG GGCAACCTACCAAAGTACTCCCACAACTCCCTGGTGGTGCAGTCCATGAAGACCAACGTGACGGATCCCGACATGCACGTGCTGTTCTTCGACGTGGAGGCGGTGATCATCCAGCTGCTGACGGAGGAGGCGCAGCGGCCCAGCCCCACCATGGTGTCCCCCGAGAGCCTGCAGAAGAGCCAGGCCGGCCCCGACAAGGGAGGCTCCTTCCTGGCCAACAAGATCTTCAAACAG gtcAAAGAGACCATGAAGGAGACCATCAAGGAGCACCTGATggatgaagacgaggaggaggaggaggagatgaggaggcgCGAGGAGAAGTCCAAGTCCCTGAGCCTGCTGGAGTACAACCTGACCATGGACACGGCCAAGCTGTTCATGTCCTGCCTCCACGCCTGGGGCCTGGACTGCGGCCTGGACGCCGTCTGCCTGGAGCGCCTGGGCATGCTGAAGCCCCACTGCCCCATCTCCTTCGGCCTCATCTCCCGCGGAGGACACATGTCCCTCATGCTGCCCACCTTCAAG GAGGCCTTGCTCCGTCAGCTGTCCCAGGCTGCCGGCCGGACTCTGGCCCCGGCGGACATCGTGGGTAACGGGACGTACGGGGTGTCCCGGGCCGTCAGCACCCAGCACCTGCTGTCGGTCATCTCCCTGGCCAACACCCTGATGGGCATGACCCACGCCTCCTTCATCGGGGAGCACATGAAGAAGGCTCCCGTCAG ACCTCCCAGACCCGGGACCCCTGAGAGCCCCCGCAGGAccgcctccagcggccccccgCCCTCCAGCCCCGCCATGCAGGCCCAGATCAAACAAG ggtggaGCCAGCTGGCTGCGATGCACTGTGTGATGCTCCCTGACCTGTTAGGGAAGTTCAGACCTCCTCTCCTGGAGATGTTGGCTCGGCGGTGGCAGGACCGCTGtctggag GTACGAGAAGCAGCCCAAGCACTGCTATTGGCTGAGCTCAGGAGGATCGGTCAATCAGGACGCAAGGATACCATTGACCTGTGGGCCCCCTACCTGCCTCAGTATGTGGACAGCGTCAGCTCCCGTAAGTACTGCAGACCAGTTATTGAACTACTGTGA